CGGACACTCCGATTCCCTAATGATTTCGTCCGAATCATTCACAAGCATGGCTGAACAATCTTTATAAGGACAGTAGAATTTTTGTGAAGCAAGAATTAATGATTCACATAACATTTCGTCCCACCTAGAAATTACTTCTTTTGGCACAATAGAACTACATGTTTCGAAATCAAGAATTTCCCTACAAGCCACACCTGGACATGTTACAACATGAATATTTTCCTGGATTTTAGTCGCTACATGTTTGCTAATGCAATCAGTACAAAAAATGTGGCTGCATGTTTGTATTGTGAACATTTCATCACTTTCTTTCCTTTCTGCACATATTTCACAGAAACTTAACGATGATTCTCCTACTTCATGTGCACCACCTTCTGCTTCTGTGTTTTGATTAAAAATTGTTGAATTCATTATTACTTCTTGAAACTGGAGTTCTTCAGCAGACTTCTCATCTGATATTGAGAAGTTCTCATCGTTTTCGATTTCATCGAATAGTAATGAGACGTAAAAATCATCACAAGAAAGATCAAGAGCGGATTCTTTTGCCATTTGATCAAGGATATATCGTGCTAACTCGAGCCAAGGTTCATGCTGCGTACTTATCACCGTTTCAGATCTCACTTGTGCAACTACACTAGGTATATTGTTGTATGTATATTGTGCTTACCCGAACTGCTTATAAATGGTGTAGGGATGAGTGACTGATTCATAAGAACTTTTCTAAGTTCTAGGGCCTGGACTAGAGACTTAATTCATAAGAACTCTCGTCTCATTGGAAATCTAAACAAGTCTCTGAAACTTTTAGACTTCTCTAGATATTCTCTTCCCTTTCGAATTTCTGTTAGGATAAGTTATGGTAAGTCAAAGTACTTGCTAGACTTGTACACCAAATCGTATTAATGTAACAAATATAAGTTACTTGCAATAGTGatgtgaatttttttattttatttttattagtgtatttaatatgttataatatatgaAATAACTTTACTTACAGTATACTTTCCCTATACTTTATATCTTTCATaaaatttcaaattattttccttATTGAAAACTCTTCCATTCTTACAATCTTTCCCTTATACTATCTCTTCCATAATCCTTAACTAACTTTGCTACCTAATCTATCTTTTCAGAAACGTTTGATCAGTATTTAAAATATTTTGTATTATATTTACTTGTAGTTTTGTACGATATCTTTTCAGAATCTTTCTTATTTAGATATCCAAAATATGCACCTTATTTTCAGATCTTccatttgtcacacctcctttttgcgcgcccggccccgaaggattaaatgcgcgggtggagtttttccaatttaagtgacaatattcgaaatgagattatttatttaattcagagtcgccacttgggaaaggttgggcttttggtgtcccaagtcaccggtttatcttgaatcccaaatcgaggaaaaatattcgacttttccaaatgaagtctgcgaaccagaaattctaagtaaggaattctgttgacctgagggaaggtgttaggcaccctcgaatcccgtggttctagcacggtcgcttaaattgttataatggctaagtatctgatttaaatacatgttaggACTTACGTGCTTccattaagtttaaaccgcttttattattatcatttatttttatagaattacaacgtcgtgaaaatgtatcttgaactacgtcgcaatcaatgcacccgtatttgttaaacacatttcgactccgttgagatttggattcgggtcacatcaatgcgcacccaagtttaagaatgtattttattaaaggcgcgcctaaagcgactagcgtattgttattttgggaaggccgtaaaattctctaaaacggcctatcctgaattctaaacatttattatggttatttattgagggccccgcgatttacatctcatttggcgaggctcgtctcattattttagaaggaacatcctaaagcgactacatttctaatgtgtttatctctaaaaatagaagaaaaaatgcATGCTAATTTAACTATGTGTTTGGCCAAATCCAGATTTTAGTTAATCGTCCGATTAATTATTTGCGGAATGAAGAAATATTGTACCTCATGAAAACATGCTTTTAACTTGATAGAAGAAATGtatatgagattgatgaaatgctacgactgttacaagagctccctaactttaacttattcagacaagattaattaaaattgCTTATTAGGAAATgcgactaatgatatttgaaactcatcctataaactgcTTAATGAAAACTGAAACTCAAGAGTTTGAAACTGTATTGTCTTTAGCTAGATCTAAACAGCCATTTGCCCTTACATATTCGAAACATGCTGAAAGAGCGAGTTTGAATTAGCAATTGTATTAAATGGCTGCACATTTCATGGATTGTGTTTACATCTTGTGTACTActaaacgaataaaatgtcacagtttcagattggcataaactttaattaagtacaaccttactaatgtatctctattaggctaacagaccaggaaactacatatcttaacaacattaaaaaaattcgtaagcaatacaacaggtgattataactccttcagatcttttgattcatgctttcattgttacatcaaatgcgagtcttagtatgtacctggatattggatacaacagaagaagcaaggggtcagtagGGCAACAGAAGcgataccaaacagcagcagtaacaacaggtACCAATAAAAcagaaatcccagtgcaagaggcCAGTAAAGCCAATGGAGGAAAGGCAGAATGAAACAAATTCCCAGTAGTATGGAGTCAGAGAATCAGGCAATCCAATTCCAGGAGAAGCAAGCAACACAAATCCAAACAATAGACTTAACTGACACTTGAAGGAAGACAGGACTAATTTGGACAGTTTGAACAAATTGAGAATCGAACAAACAGTAGGAAGAAGAcaatttctgatttttgtgatatccctttccctatctcctttcttttcaagttctaatGTCAGTCCTCAATTTTGAAATCTATTTGGGTTATCAAAGAGAAATCTTTTCCAGTTTCTGTTTTCAGAATTTGAACTCTCAGATGTTCCCTCTcagtgtctctctctatctctgtatgCTTTGTCTGTGTATCTCTATTagctctctctttttctcttctatcctcacagtgtgtgtattTCTTTCCTCTAAATCTTCAGGGTTCTCTAACCTCTAATCCTCTAGGTCTCCTTCATTCTGTCtatgtcttttttcttttataagcCTTCCTTACCCCTTTTAATAGCCTGTTTAGACTATCACCATGCCCCTctcatgtgccttccattttcagttccactttagctaattaagtattaaccccatcaATATTCCCTGGTAGACTTATctttcctattttattaactaaaagcaagcatgggcagtagaatatatctgacagcatatgctgccAAACTATTTTTAACTCAAAAACCCCTTTATGcaggaaacaggctgtgcacaatgcacatgctgtgcacaagtgcacatgccatcaactcagatttcaattacagatcaagccttaggtttctgaaatcataataacaactataagtaactgaacttggttcttaattgattcaggcaaatgttcaacagaagcaaatcgatttattttgttcaggcagtggaaactaattgacgacacatgtcgactcgactatattagcattaacatacacaatcgtagccaaatatcagacattcaaaagtataggacacatgactcgacttatactgattaaacagaactgtacttcgaggaatcagttaatcagtacaaatttgaaattcaaactaattgcacaacaaatacacatgccttatcagaataggagggggggattcagacaaacacagaggttcaggtaaggtggacaaacaaaagttgataaaattaaaacaaatatgaacagacttttaaaacaaatcacactgactaaaacaagtaaaggaaagaaagcaaactcaccttaaaactcgaaaaatcaaaagtttgaactcggatttggacagacctttcttaaggctgaacggactttaatcgaagtgtttctcagatgagaaacactttcgattaaggtccattagaccttaatctctttagCTCGAACAAACATGGACTAGTGAtgaagaactacaaagttccaaaactcagatctgggattcatgcttccctgatcagattcggaccaaaccaagtatggtttggtcacgaggggggtctggggagtgtctggtgtgaaactggggttaaactgtgtagatcgagttttgactcgaatcttcaaatgaagattcgagaaggtgggaagggattcgaactacatggttaacagatccgtgttccggatggtgagggggttctatggtgttcaggtggaggtcaccggcgttcatgccgccgggtttctggtgaaggtgtgcaggggcggctaggctTTGAGGGGGAGGGTCTgtggagacgaaggctggggtattggataggggggcagggtaagattatgggcttatatagttagtgggtaggcggatctcaaccgttagatcaatctagatctacggtctggatctgatggcttAAGTGGAACAGTGACGTttcgagggtaaagggtttgggttggtccgggtggaaacgggtcgggttctgttcgtgggtatgggaaatgtgatcttggccgttgatcaatctgagatcaacggcccagatcaatcTGTatcaatacgacgtcgtttggactctctGGGCATCAGCTGGACTGGGGCCGGGCAAGCCTGGTtctgggctgtttgtttgggccaataaattggcccaatccggaataaTTGCtgatctttttttcttcttttttattttattttaaaaacaaaaactaagcaaaaaaaatctaattaaaaattaaataacactcaatacaattatttgcacacacactaagatatttcaaaacaggtaaaatcaaaacaaatcaaaatcacggacgaagatgcctatttatgattttctatttaacgaccggattacggttcgaattatgcatgacacacacatttttttgtattttgttttaatacagtaaaaatgggcaaaattgtaaataaccaacaaaataccatgtaaaatccaaaatttgtacagcagggccaattattattattttttatttcttttggagcgactgtcgtgcaaaacaaaaatcacgtgctcacagctgcccctctttgttcggaaacacgaagagtttccgtgcaaagataaagtgagcgtgtatgagcgatttttgcctatggaccactccgtatgaagcatgtttttgaaagatctgaccgaatcttgcttcaaagatttcctacatatcctgggctaaacaggaatcaggtcaatgtagttcgagaagttttggtagctgggactaccatgggattgcaatgcttgctgctactgctgttgctgttgtcactgctgcgtcactgactgccttattacaaccaaacgaaaattggaaactgaactaactacttatatgcatgtcaactgctagttacaagattcctatctatgattcttttacgacttgatcttgggtcttagctgattctgcttgtagactccgatctgaatcttgatgcttgcgagttgcggcgacttgtttaacctctgggatactgagtgagacgcgatcggcagggttcaggaccttgatccaatgttggagtcaatctgccttccatttactccgatatctcgggatatcttctttttttttctttttcttctttgattccgaactgggactcatctcgtgggtcatttcgatccatgtggctcgaggttagacctgtgggagaaaacaaacgaacgaaattttctgccacagtttcactaggaaaatttcgttaattattcgccaggaagttcataaaattgatgaaagaggatatgcatgctcagttcagggttggagccctaataccgactagctggggaaaggtttagtttagggttcaaaaccctaacgccgaacgAAGGAAaaattctgtttagggtttaaaaccctaatgctgattaaaggaaaagttcagtttagggtttaaaaccctaatgctgactaaaaagaaaattcagtttagggtttaaaaccctaatgctgattgcatggaaaagctcagtttagggtttaaaaccctaatgctggctgaaaggaaaaagttcagtttagggtttaaaaccctaatgctgactaaaggaaaaattcagtttagggtttaaaaccctaatgctgattgcatggaaaagctcagtttagggttttaaaaccctaatgctggctgaatggaaaaagttcagtttagggtttaaaaccctaatgctgaccaaaaggaaaattcagtttagggtttaaaaccctaatgctgattgcatggaaaaactcagtttagggtttaaaaccctagtgctggctgaaaggaaaaagttcagttcagggtttaaaaccctaatgctgactaaaggaaaaagttcagtttagggtttaaaaccctaatgctgactaaaaggaaaattcagtttagggtttaaaaccctaatgctgattgcatggaaaagctcagattagggtttaaaaccctaatgctggctgaatgaaaaagtttagtttagggtttaaaaccctaatgctgactggctggggataaagctcgagaatactacacgatctatttttgagttttcttgttttaatagaagataaaaagggagtttcgtggaagcttacctttcgagtgaattcaccattgccgaagtacttcctgtacccgtgtaccttcttctttgggcgacacctgcttcttgcacggttgtcttggattagacctgtttcaacctttcaaacaaagaatcatttgttagtttggaaatgacggtcggtttggtgaccttgatcgttcccagttgctttcttgcgtctttatttctgttgtgaagttccgccattgatttgattcgaatggcgaaacccttcTAGACtgttcaggcttgtatttccagattctgcgatgatttgcctcgtaaggcctcttttttgtcccgttttgattgaaggttctcaacggggattttattggaggtgctctgtgggaatttgtacaaaggaagctctgtggggggaatattttacaaagtggattctttgtgcggattctgtacaatggggtatgctgggttttttgtttcaaaacgagtttcccagggtttgttggggtaagcttgttggggaatatttacaaaaggactcgctggggatgtgctgatgaaattcaaacgggatttttttttctttttttttttcatactggggagactttgtgggagattgtacaaagaaactctgtggggatttgtatagggggagactctgtgttgatttgtccgaaggcggacttgctggggaagatttcaagatttctctctttcctctttactctgaaacaccatcaaacgtcatgattcatcatgcttgggcaatcataccaacgagatgaggcgctttccttcatgagacgggattccttgcaaacaaaccatgccactTGTCCTTttcggtgtgtcctgaactcggggttaaaatgcaaaagggattcgaaaagaaacaaagaaaggggaaaacaaatcagaaaaagaaatacccttttcgggacgagaaagaacttatctgaggaagataacgctggctttaaatgacatgacatgctctttggactggacgtctgaccttctaagaaCTAGCGTTTTCcagaaccagaacggatctgtgattccaaaccggtggcactctgccgaaactttcttggggtggcgtcattctttttcgtccaacagcgccctttgcgggttttcgctggctgacccctctcatttctcttcctgtcatcgcttgatagcactctttgcgagtttttactaaacaagctctctcattttggtttctctactcccgtcgcctcgtggtgcccgaaggttttcaccgccgagactctctcattttatctctttcaattcagagtgtgctggtctccatttgtgacgcttattggttccccaccatatttggtaattgatctgaaggcttgatgcgtggtaaagagaggtagtggatactaacttctcaaatgctcgacgtgccccggttttcaatttcagggtgaatgggattttattgttggtgtgactgaacctcagggagaggctgcctacgtatcctttcggaatcaagtcaaacgtagttcaggcctcaatcaatgttttgttttgttttttttttttttttgtaagcggctcaaaagttggtagagagaattgggtagtgtttggggagtagtgggggataaaaccttcgccattttcaagcGTGTCcggaccactggagtatgatttagacgtagtacctcttgactgcatctgcatttactgctgtgtcggggtcatttccttcgatatcacccagatacaatgctcctcttggcaatatcttccttacgatgtatgggcctttccaattcggagcaaacttcccttttgcttcctcatgatgcggcagaatatgCCTCATtaccaattgtcctacttcgaaattccggggtcggactttcttgttgtaagcacggtccatccttcgttggtataactgtccgtggcaaactgcggccatccgcttttcatcaatcaacgtcaattgctctaaccgagtcttgacccattcgctgtcctcgatttctgctttgacaatgattcgaagcgaaggaatttctacctctgtcggtattacagcctcggtcccataaaccaaaagataaggagtcgctcccaccgatgtgcgtaccgtagtgcggtaccccaataatgcaaatggtaactgctcatgccactgtcgggaactttggatggtcttcctcaaaatcttcttgatgtttttgtttgccgcttccacagcaccattggcctttggccgataaggcgtggaattcctatgcgttatcttgaattgctcgcatacatctcccatcaagtgactgttcaagtttgctgcgttatctgtaatgatagtcgcaggaataccgaaacgacagataagatttgagtgtacaaaatccaccacagctttcttagtgaccgacttgagagtgacagcctctacccattttgtgaagtagtctatggcaaccagtataaacctgtgtccattcgaggcctttggttcaattggtccaatgacgtccatgccccaagcgacaaatggccaaggtgcggacatgggatgcagttccgtgggaggtgcatgaatcaaatcaccgtgcacctgacactgatgacacttccgaacgaagctaaagcaatccttttccatggtcatccagtaataacctgctctaaggattttcttcgctaagacatacccgttcatgtgaggtccgcacacaccagcgtgtacttcgtgcatgatctttctcgcttcctcgatatcgacacatcttaggagattgaggtccggggtcctcttatataacaattcaccgctaaaaaagaaaccacttgcatgtcgcctaatggtcctcttttgatctccagtagcgtgctcggggtattcttgcgtctttcaggaacctcttgatgtcatggtaccaaggctgcgtatttgatcccgcctcgattacactgcagtaaccgtgtctttccttgatttggatttccaaaggatcgacgtgggcgttgcccgggtagggtagcattgaagccaaagtagcaagtgcatctgccagttcattgtgacacctcggaatatacctgaactctattgaggtaaagcgcttgctgaggtcctccacatgttgtcggtatgggataagtttgacatcccgagtttcccactcgccttgagcttgccggatgatcaggtcagaatctcccataatcagtaagttttcgacatcctgatcgattgccatatgcatgcccataatgcaggcttcatactcagctgtattgtttgtgcaaaagaaacgcagtctagctgtggcgggataatgctgaccggaaggtgagatcaaaattgccccaatccctacacccttggcgttcatggctccgtcaaagaacatcttccaaacatgagcttcctccgagatcacttctatggtgtttacctcttcatctggaaagtaggtatccaatggctggtattcctcatcgaccggattttcggccaaatgatctgctaatgcctggg
Above is a window of Nicotiana tabacum cultivar K326 chromosome 8, ASM71507v2, whole genome shotgun sequence DNA encoding:
- the LOC107821776 gene encoding E3 ubiquitin-protein ligase RSL1-like — encoded protein: MAKESALDLSCDDFYVSLLFDEIENDENFSISDEKSAEELQFQEVIMNSTIFNQNTEAEGGAHEVGESSLSFCEICAERKESDEMFTIQTCSHIFCTDCISKHVATKIQENIHVVTCPGVACREILDFETCSSIVPKEVISRWDEMLCESLILASQKFYCPYKDCSAMLVNDSDEIIRESECPSCWRLFCAQCKVPWHCGVECVEFQQLNSDERDREDLMVRELAKAKEWTRCPYCKFFVEKTEGCLHMTCRCGSQFCYKCGVIWTIHHAC